The Myxococcales bacterium DNA window CCAGAACGACCAATGCCAGAATTATGACGATCTTGACCGTATTACTCATCGAGCACCCTCATTTTTCAAAACCGTCAGGCTGACGACTCATTCCCGTCTATGCGCGACTACATCTCTTTCAAGACGTTCAACTGACAATTCAACTGGAACGATTTCACCGGCATGCTCGCGGCGCCCTTGGTCTTGCCGGCTTGCGCCTCCGCGGTCGAGGAAACCAACTCGACGTTGGAGAAGATCGGCGACTTTTCCAGATTTTCCATGAACAGGGCGATTTGCTTGTGATCCAGCGAGTAGCCGGAAAGCGACATCGAGGAGGTCGTCTCATTCATTTCGGTGACCCACAACTTGGCGGGAATCGCCCCGGCCAATTCGTCGAGCAACCGCACCGGCCCCGTTTGCCGCTTCTTCAACGTGCTGATGATTTCCAGCTTTTGCGCCAGGGCGTTGCGCTGTTTGCGCGCTTGTTCCACGAGGCCCTGATGCACTTTGTACTGCTTGATGTCTTCTTGAATTTGCGCCATCTGCTGTTGCCGTTTGTGCAGTTCGTCCACCATGCGCAAATGGATGAATAGCGACGCCGCTCCGGCGAGGATCACCGCGATCAAGGCGGAAATGATCCAGGTGAACGGAATCTGCCGGGCTACTTTGACCCGTTTCGGCGCTTTTCGCTTAACCTCGGGGAGTAGGTTTATTCTGATCATTTATCGCCGGGCCTCCGTAAGGCTAATCCGACCACCACGCCGCACAGCGGCGCATTTTCCTTGATGTACTCCAGGTCGAAGCTCTTGGCGGGAATCTCGATATTGTTGAAGGGGTTGATCATCTCCACCGGAATGCCGACCTGCTGTTCGATGGCCTGCTGCAGGCCGGCCGTTTTCGCGGCGCCGCCCGACAGGTAGATTTTGGTGATGTGGCCGAAATTGCTGGTCGCGGTGAAGAAATCGAGCGAACGCTGGATTTCCAGGGCGATGCTGCCGCTGATGGAATCCAGGATGGGTTGGATGTTTTGGGGCGAGCTTTGCTTGCCTTTTTTGATCTGCTCGGCTTCGTCGAAGCTGACCGAAAGCTGTTTTTGCAACTCTTCGGTGTAGTGATGGCCGCCGATCGAAATATCGCGCGTGAAGACCGAGTTGCCGTTATGCACGATATTGATGTTGATGACGCTGGCGCCGATGTTCACCAGGGTGATGACCTTGCCGCGTTCCATCTCGTAGTTGATCTCGTACATGTTCTGGCAGGAAAACGCGTCTACGTCCATCACCACCGGGTTCATCCCGGCCTCGGTGATCACGGCCACGTAATCGTTGACCATCTCTTTTTTCACCGCCACCAACAGCACGTCCTGGCTTTCCTGATCCGCCGCTTCCATTTCGAGCCGTTGGTAGTCGATGTTCACTTCGTTGATGTCGAAGGGGATGTATTGCTCGGCTTCCCATTGGATGTTGCCGGCGATTTCCTCTTCGGTCATCAGCGGCAAGGTGATCTTGCGGATGATCACCGAGTGCCCGCTGACGCTGGTGGCGATGTCGCGCGGAGCCTTGATGTTGTTGTCGGCGATCAGTTTGCGGATCGCATTCACCACGGCCGGCGCGTTCATGATCGTGGAATCCACGATCGTCTCGTGCGGCAGCGGCTCGATCCCGAAGTTAATCAACTGATAGCCGTTCTTCGTCTCCGCCAGTTCAAGGATTTTGATGGAACTGGAGCCGATATCCAGGCCCAAAATGTCCTTCTTCCTCGAAAACACCATGTGCGTGCCTCAACGAATTACGTGTTTCGCTTCCTGGCTTTATATCCTGTATGCATCGTATACAAAACACCATCCCCATGTGTCAAGTGTCATTTCGCGTTTGATATCAAGAGTGATTTTATAGATTTTGAGAGGATTTGCAAGAAAAACTTTAGGGGTTGCCTGAATAGGCCTCGCGGAAGGCGCCAAATGTCGCCGAAATCCCCGCCGATTGGGTGATTTTTAGGGAAATTAATGCGGGCCGGACGACCGCCGCCGCCCGGCCCGCGATTTATCAAACAAACTTGATCGTCCCGCTTTCGGACTGAGGCCGGCCGCCTCCCGCCCGAAACAACCTTCCGGCTAATACGCGCAACCGGACGGGATGATTCCTTCAAACCTGATTTCCGCCGCCGGCGTGATTTCCATACCGCTGCAGGCCGCGTTCGGATTTCTCGTCGTGTCATTGAGCCAGCAATCCCGCGGCGGGGTGCCGCCGGCCGCCGAGGTATCGATGCGCGTTTCAATGGTGTAGCAGTAATACCGCTGGCGAGCCGATCCGCCGATACTCTGGAATTTACGAGGCACGTAATCCCAGAATTGCCCGCCGAGGTAATCGCCCCAATCCTGCACCTGGAAGCGAGTCAGGTAATCGTAATTGGTGGTCAACATGGCCGGGTTGGTACGCGTCGCATAAGTCAGCCACCAGGGAGTGTTTGTTGCCCAGGCGCCGAGGCCGGTCCAATAAATCGGATAGTACCGCGGATCCAATTTCCCGACGACCGGACCCGTGTAGTAATTCCAGTAGGTGGAAACGTCGGTGTCCGCGTAATACACGCCCGGCGAGGTGGTATCGGCTCGCACCAGCCATTCTTTGGTCGGCCACTGAGGATAGCCGGAACAATAGATCGTCAACCCCCCGGATTCACCATTCCATTTCTCGTAGCGCGCGATGCGATACCACAGCCGGTCTTTTTGCGTCTGGTTCAGCAAGGGCCGAGGATAGGTGGTGCCGGACGTCGGGGCCGGTTTGGCCAGGTTATCGTTCCAGGCGAAGTAATTTTCATAGTAGCAGGCATTCATGATGTTGCCTGGAGTGTTGGTTTTGTTGTACGCGGAAGAGGAGCTCCGAATCGTCACCGGGCCCGGCTCCAGACCGATGATATCGGCGCCCAACATGACCCGGTGGGAGCAACCGTTGCTGCAGGTCAGATTCAGGCTGTAGCGATAGAACTGGCCGGAGGTCTGTAGCGAACGCGGATGCTCCATATAGTAGCGGGTTCCGGTCGCCCACGTGCCCGGCGACAAGGTAGTCGCCGTGTACCAAACGCAATTGTTGGAAGAGGGGGCCGTACAATAATCCAGCGTCACCGACGAGCTATCCGGCGGTTTGACATCCCAATACCAACTGACGTAGATGCTGTCGTTGGCCGGCGTGTAGGCGGAGTAGGCATCGCCGTAATAGGATGCCTGGAACGAGAAGATGGAGGCCGCATTGGGAAGCGCGACGCAAGAGTCGTTGCAGGTAAAGCCGCCTGAGCTCGGCAAGCTATGGCCGAAAACCCAGGGGCTCGCCGGTGCACCCGTGGAGATATTGGCGTTAACCGCCGCGACGATATAAGAATAAAGGTCTTCGGTCTGGTTGCCTAAGGTGGGATAAATGATCGGGTAATACCCGGCGCTTGTCGGAAAACCGGAAGGCTGACCATTCGCGGTCATTGTAGCGCCCAAATGGGTGTTGTCACCCGATGTGTTCTGATCGTAAAGCGTCGCGGTATCGCTGAAGGTATAAGTCCGTGGACTCCCAGTGCCACTGCTCGTAATGGGAACGCCCGCGAAAACCAGAAGCAAACCCGCATCAACAAAAACGCCATCGTTGTTCGCGGTATCAAGCACATTGCTGGGCCAGGCAGAGGCCTTTCTGCGATAAATGTAGTAATAGTTCGGCCGATTCGCCGCGGTCGGGCAAAATTGATCGAGACTGGCGTTGAAGGTGACGCCCAGGCCCGCATTGGTTGCTACCCCAGGAATCCAATCCAGTTGGGTGATATCGGAGACCGCCGTGATCGTCGGCGGCGAGAACCTGGCGCGGGAAACACTGCCGCCCAAACCCGTGGAGGCCGGATCGAAACTCTGCGATTCGATCAACGGGTAATAAGGATTTCCGGCCTTTTGGGTAGTCGGCGTGGATAAGCACTTGGTGCTTGGGTTGTAGGTGGCGACTTCATAATAGTAATAATTTCGTTCGGAACCCGACCATTGGTTGCCTTGCCGCGGCGGTTGCACGCCGCCCACCCGGCCGACATTACCGTACTCGTCCCGATAGACGTAATAACCGTTCCAGGTAAACAATGTCGGGTTGGGATCGGTTTCCGCGGCGGTCGCCAGGGCGTTGAACAACGTGCTGGTAGTGGGCACCGAGCTGGTTGGGAAGCTGCTGATCGGCACCTGGGCGATCGGGAAAGTGCGCGCGTTCACCATCGTACCGTTGTCAGCTCCCAGATCAGCGCGATAGATCCAATATTCGCCGTTGGCCGGTTCGGTGGCCGGTTTATACCAAACGAGGGTGATGCTGCCCATCGAGGAATTGGTGTAACAGGGCGAATCGAAGGCGTAGAGGCTGCCATCGAGCGGCGCCAATACCGCGGTCTGGGTCTGCGTGGCGGACAGCGTACCGGAAGCCGTGCGGCCGTCACCGCAATCCACCGCGACGATCTGGTAATAAAAAGTCGATAATTCGGTAGATTTCGTCGCCATATCGAAGTCGGTATAGGCGTAGGCCGAGCTTCCCGTCGCCGGAATCAGGCCCAGGAATTTACCGACCGCCGAGCCGCCACTCGGGTTCGAAGAGTAGCGCATGACTTCGTACCATTGCACGTCGTTGGATCCGGCGCCGTCGTCGGAACTGGCGGACCAGGCCAATTTGATCTGGGCACCGCACTGATCCACCGCCGCCGTATTCAAGGTCGGTGCGGTCGGCGGGCCGCCGCAATCGGATTTATTCTTAAAATTTAGATTGCGCGGCTCCACCGCGGTGCGGACCCAGGCTTCCCGGTAATGGAAGTTGTATTCGCGTTTGTGGTGATACGAAGGATCGGGCTTGCTGGCCATGGTGGTGATGTTCAATTCGACCCGGTGAATCACCGAATCCAGAATATTGCGATCGATCCGGCCGTTGCGGTTGATGTCCAGTGTGGTTTCTCTATTGGTGCTCGTCCCCACCAGATAAATGGCTCCGCCATTGGAAGCGGTCACGGTTTGGGTGGTGCCGTCAGGTTTGGTGTAGGAAAAGGAATAGGAGCCACCCAGCAAAGCGGCGATTTCCGCGTCGCTCAGATGACCATCAGCATTGGAATCGCCCCACAAAGTATCGGGAGTGCTGGGATTGAAATCGAAATCGCCCCAATAGGTGAACAGCGGCACCAGGTGTCGTAAGGGAGGATCGGAATTGGCGATGTTGTAATAACCCGAACTGCCGCTGTCATACCGTACCCCGAAAGCGATGATATCGTCGGTCACGGTGGTGCCGGTGGCATCGGCGGCATGGTAGGACTGACGCCGCAATACCCGGTCGAGCGTGGACCAACTGAAATCGCGCTCGTCGCTCAACGGCGAGGTTTGCGCGTCATGCAGGTAATAACGGATCGTTTCGGAGAGGTTCGGCCAATCGGCCGCGCCGCCGGAACCCGGCGCCGTCATGGGAGTATACGGCGTATCGGGACCGCCGAAGGCGACGGTGGTGGTGGGATGACTCAAGCCGCTATCGGTATCGGCATTGAACACAAATTCCCAGGGCGCCGCATAGATAATGGCTTCCTGTCCCCAATCGGTTTCCACGTTGCGGCCCATCATCATGATATCGCTTTGCATCTTGGCCAGGGCGCTACGACCCATCTGCTGGATTTCGACCAGGTCTTCCTGTTGC harbors:
- a CDS encoding PilN domain-containing protein, producing MIRINLLPEVKRKAPKRVKVARQIPFTWIISALIAVILAGAASLFIHLRMVDELHKRQQQMAQIQEDIKQYKVHQGLVEQARKQRNALAQKLEIISTLKKRQTGPVRLLDELAGAIPAKLWVTEMNETTSSMSLSGYSLDHKQIALFMENLEKSPIFSNVELVSSTAEAQAGKTKGAASMPVKSFQLNCQLNVLKEM
- the pilM gene encoding type IV pilus assembly protein PilM, whose amino-acid sequence is MVFSRKKDILGLDIGSSSIKILELAETKNGYQLINFGIEPLPHETIVDSTIMNAPAVVNAIRKLIADNNIKAPRDIATSVSGHSVIIRKITLPLMTEEEIAGNIQWEAEQYIPFDINEVNIDYQRLEMEAADQESQDVLLVAVKKEMVNDYVAVITEAGMNPVVMDVDAFSCQNMYEINYEMERGKVITLVNIGASVININIVHNGNSVFTRDISIGGHHYTEELQKQLSVSFDEAEQIKKGKQSSPQNIQPILDSISGSIALEIQRSLDFFTATSNFGHITKIYLSGGAAKTAGLQQAIEQQVGIPVEMINPFNNIEIPAKSFDLEYIKENAPLCGVVVGLALRRPGDK